The following coding sequences lie in one Erwinia amylovora genomic window:
- the yfbR gene encoding 5'-deoxynucleotidase, producing MTKSHFFAHLSRLKLINRWPLMRNVRTENVSEHSLQVAMVAHALALIKNAKFSGSLNAERIALMALYHDASEVLTGDLPTPVKYYNAQIAHEYKKIEKIAQNKLIEMLPDELRSAYAPLIDEHQHSEAETAIVKQADALCAYLKCLEELSAGNNEFLLAKARLEKTLAQRHSPEMDYFVEVFVPSFSLSLDEISKESL from the coding sequence ATGACCAAGAGCCACTTTTTTGCTCACCTCTCCCGTCTGAAGCTGATTAACCGCTGGCCGCTGATGCGTAACGTGCGTACTGAAAACGTTTCTGAACACAGCCTGCAGGTTGCAATGGTCGCCCATGCGCTGGCACTGATTAAAAATGCCAAATTTTCAGGCAGCCTCAATGCCGAACGCATTGCTCTGATGGCGCTCTATCATGACGCCAGCGAGGTGCTGACTGGCGATCTGCCCACCCCCGTAAAGTATTACAATGCGCAGATTGCTCATGAGTACAAAAAAATTGAGAAAATCGCCCAGAACAAGCTGATCGAGATGTTGCCCGATGAACTGCGTTCAGCCTACGCCCCATTAATTGATGAACATCAGCACAGCGAGGCAGAAACGGCTATTGTCAAGCAGGCGGATGCACTGTGTGCCTATCTGAAATGTCTGGAAGAACTGTCTGCCGGTAACAACGAGTTCCTGCTGGCAAAAGCGCGTTTGGAGAAAACCCTGGCTCAGCGCCACAGCCCGGAAATGGACTATTTTGTCGAGGTGTTTGTTCCAAGCTTTAGCCTTTCGCTGGATGAAATCAGCAAGGAATCATTGTAA
- a CDS encoding ADP-ribosyltransferase: MPRITSEAASAARTSLLIIPDQSSVDDGKKDRIDGELTLSIISVASSAIEMNTSLNSSVIQCWQRAVSGLNGRLRASESITRSAEERELQEMSVKGAELQLLAENGILNGQHAGAFTPPAFKLKGKFAWFAGAALFTAGAGAWAYTHHLSGAGGMNRPPADWHTDSSAMTSLQQPEPLPLAAAIWAPREATTTEKLLTDDVKRVKIGYSCLEERQSLKLSDILRQIGNTLSNPVEALAHESMIIAYYNKLGRCPDDLAIQHLATITSRVDQTVSALLSLFPAMTPLVIMQRIGGKLFTMLADDLEGKPLNPQDAIDMNNQVLMVAKVVADISPKDKNGQIIEKKAVLPEKTFIRYGRLHIYINGNEYLLVRRGEKYIAIGDDREVEVRYSIKNKSWSNVSKNAVVRKLDTSMARKPAKNFISYLDVFDIEMANRLKGVRQLDARAFIRIKPNKEGIYRYTLRGKKNQLLALKLNDKFYRVSKGTTQRHLAIYGRPECEVFLFYGKYYLANKKQSIEVTYSPCRLKRAPVLPCMYFSGDIGQILTDNHEAGLIEDKVGELHSDKKYPAIMVASNGKTYIKHNGVLFRAKIVYKGTAEQPSDAEVRIYGRKLSGLLKRKKEFYLASGFFSLVNGESFLTSKTENTMELFNFSRPTAEAYHLLQDFDDNSGGITSDEYTSIRNYGGNSYFTINGFLLENMPEQYLSPHIREQAFQHVKNIRTLLKKLPSIQGVVYRGGKPNSQGMMDLAELKSGDIISSKKFISASTEQQVARNFAASANGIRYKIHVVKAAHPVMLYTGKLTEAEILIEDNTVFRCKAVAGRDIELEEVVNPSDEEKASLKYVFI; encoded by the coding sequence ATGCCGCGCATTACATCTGAAGCCGCATCTGCGGCTCGAACTTCTTTGCTAATCATCCCCGATCAAAGTAGCGTGGATGATGGCAAGAAAGACCGTATCGATGGGGAACTTACCTTAAGCATCATCTCGGTAGCCAGTTCTGCCATCGAAATGAATACTTCTCTTAATTCTTCTGTCATTCAATGTTGGCAACGTGCTGTCAGCGGGCTGAACGGACGGCTGCGCGCCAGCGAGTCAATAACCCGATCAGCAGAAGAACGTGAACTACAGGAAATGTCTGTTAAAGGAGCAGAGCTGCAACTGTTGGCAGAAAATGGCATCCTTAACGGCCAGCATGCCGGTGCGTTTACTCCTCCTGCTTTCAAGCTTAAGGGAAAATTTGCCTGGTTTGCAGGTGCAGCGCTGTTCACTGCCGGCGCGGGTGCGTGGGCTTATACTCACCATCTCTCCGGTGCTGGCGGCATGAACCGCCCGCCGGCCGATTGGCATACGGACAGCAGCGCGATGACTTCTCTGCAGCAGCCGGAGCCTTTACCCCTGGCGGCCGCGATCTGGGCGCCTCGAGAGGCTACCACGACCGAAAAACTTCTGACTGACGATGTGAAGAGGGTGAAGATAGGTTATTCATGCCTTGAGGAACGACAGTCTCTTAAGCTTAGCGATATATTAAGACAAATCGGCAATACGCTGTCGAATCCTGTTGAGGCGCTGGCGCATGAATCGATGATCATTGCTTACTATAATAAGCTGGGTCGTTGCCCGGACGATTTGGCTATTCAGCACCTGGCAACAATAACAAGCAGAGTAGATCAGACGGTTAGCGCATTGCTATCACTCTTTCCCGCGATGACCCCGTTGGTGATTATGCAAAGAATAGGGGGCAAGTTATTTACCATGCTGGCAGATGATTTGGAGGGTAAACCTCTTAATCCGCAGGATGCTATTGACATGAATAATCAAGTTTTGATGGTGGCAAAGGTGGTTGCGGATATTTCACCTAAAGATAAAAATGGTCAGATTATTGAAAAAAAAGCCGTGCTACCCGAGAAGACATTTATCAGGTACGGCCGTTTACATATTTATATTAATGGTAATGAATATCTTCTGGTTCGTCGCGGGGAAAAATATATTGCGATCGGAGATGACCGGGAAGTGGAAGTGCGCTATTCGATAAAAAATAAGTCCTGGAGCAATGTGAGTAAAAATGCTGTTGTCAGAAAGCTTGATACCAGCATGGCAAGAAAACCGGCAAAGAATTTCATCTCTTACCTGGATGTCTTCGATATTGAAATGGCAAACAGATTAAAAGGAGTCAGGCAGCTTGACGCCAGAGCCTTTATACGTATAAAGCCAAATAAGGAAGGGATTTATCGGTACACTTTGCGCGGTAAAAAAAATCAACTGCTCGCCTTAAAACTTAATGATAAGTTCTATCGGGTAAGCAAAGGGACAACACAACGCCACCTGGCGATTTATGGTCGACCGGAATGCGAAGTATTTTTATTTTATGGTAAGTATTACCTCGCCAATAAGAAGCAAAGCATTGAGGTAACGTATTCGCCCTGCCGTTTGAAAAGAGCGCCTGTTCTACCCTGTATGTATTTTTCTGGAGATATAGGGCAGATTCTCACGGATAACCATGAGGCAGGACTGATTGAAGACAAAGTAGGCGAACTTCACTCCGATAAAAAATATCCTGCTATTATGGTAGCAAGTAATGGAAAAACCTATATTAAGCACAATGGTGTGCTGTTCAGGGCCAAAATAGTCTATAAGGGAACGGCTGAGCAGCCATCTGATGCAGAAGTTCGCATTTATGGCAGGAAGCTCTCAGGTCTTTTAAAGAGAAAAAAAGAGTTTTACCTGGCCAGTGGATTTTTTAGTTTGGTTAACGGCGAGAGTTTTTTAACCAGCAAAACCGAAAACACCATGGAACTCTTTAATTTCTCAAGGCCCACGGCGGAAGCCTACCATCTACTTCAGGATTTCGATGACAACAGTGGTGGTATTACCTCTGACGAATATACAAGCATTCGCAATTATGGAGGCAACAGCTACTTCACTATTAATGGATTTCTGTTGGAAAATATGCCTGAGCAGTATTTAAGCCCACATATAAGAGAGCAGGCATTTCAACATGTGAAAAATATCAGAACGCTGTTAAAAAAATTGCCAAGTATTCAGGGTGTGGTTTACCGCGGAGGAAAGCCCAATAGTCAGGGGATGATGGATTTAGCGGAACTGAAATCAGGAGATATCATTTCAAGCAAAAAGTTTATCTCTGCCTCTACAGAGCAGCAAGTGGCGAGAAATTTCGCGGCTAGTGCCAACGGCATCCGCTATAAAATCCATGTCGTGAAGGCGGCGCACCCGGTGATGCTCTACACGGGCAAACTGACTGAAGCAGAAATTTTGATTGAAGATAATACCGTCTTCAGATGCAAAGCCGTTGCTGGCCGGGATATTGAACTGGAGGAAGTGGTTAATCCGTCAGACGAGGAGAAGGCCAGTTTAAAATATGTCTTTATCTAG
- a CDS encoding pyridoxal phosphate-dependent aminotransferase: MTPIEKSGKLDNVCYDIRGPVLKEARRLEEEGNKVLKLNIGNPAPFGFEAPDEILVDVIRNLPGAQGYCDSKGLYSARKAIMQHYQAHGMRDVTVEDIYIGNGVSELIVQSMQALLNSGDEMLVPAPDYPLWTAAVSLSGGKAVHYMCDESAGWFPDLDDIRSKITPRTRGIVIINPNNPTGAVYSKELLSEVVELARQHNLIIFADEIYDKILYDAAQHHSIAALAPDLLTITFNGLSKTYRVAGFRQGWMVLNGPKKHAKGYIEGLEMLASMRLCANVPAQHAIQTALGGYQSISEFIQPGGRLYEQRNRAWELINEIPGVSCVKPDGALYMFPKINSKKFNIHDDQKMVLDFLLQEKVLLVQGSAFNWPWPDHVRIVTLPRVDELEMAIGKFDRFLSGYRQL, translated from the coding sequence ATGACCCCAATTGAAAAATCCGGCAAGCTGGATAATGTGTGTTATGACATTCGCGGACCGGTACTAAAAGAAGCCAGGCGCCTCGAAGAAGAAGGTAATAAAGTACTTAAGCTGAATATCGGTAATCCTGCTCCGTTTGGATTTGAAGCCCCTGATGAGATCCTGGTCGATGTTATCCGCAATCTGCCGGGCGCGCAGGGCTACTGTGACTCAAAAGGACTGTATTCAGCACGAAAAGCGATCATGCAGCATTATCAAGCCCACGGCATGCGCGACGTTACGGTGGAGGATATCTATATTGGTAACGGGGTATCGGAGCTGATCGTGCAGTCTATGCAGGCGTTGCTCAATAGCGGGGATGAAATGCTGGTTCCGGCACCCGATTATCCGCTTTGGACAGCCGCCGTTTCGTTATCCGGTGGTAAAGCGGTGCACTACATGTGCGATGAGTCCGCTGGCTGGTTCCCCGATCTGGACGATATTCGCAGTAAAATCACGCCGCGCACGCGTGGAATAGTGATTATCAATCCGAATAACCCAACTGGTGCCGTCTACAGTAAAGAACTGCTGTCAGAGGTTGTGGAGCTGGCGCGTCAGCATAATCTGATTATTTTTGCTGACGAGATTTATGACAAAATCCTCTATGACGCCGCGCAACACCATTCAATTGCTGCTCTTGCGCCGGATCTGCTTACCATCACCTTCAACGGTTTGTCGAAAACCTACCGCGTGGCCGGTTTCCGTCAGGGCTGGATGGTACTTAACGGACCTAAGAAACACGCCAAAGGTTATATCGAAGGACTGGAGATGCTGGCTTCAATGCGCCTGTGTGCTAACGTACCGGCGCAGCATGCCATCCAGACCGCACTCGGTGGCTATCAAAGCATCAGCGAATTTATTCAGCCCGGTGGCCGACTGTATGAGCAGCGTAACCGCGCCTGGGAGCTGATTAACGAGATCCCGGGGGTCAGCTGCGTAAAGCCAGACGGGGCACTTTACATGTTCCCAAAAATTAACAGTAAGAAGTTCAACATCCACGACGACCAGAAAATGGTGCTGGATTTCCTGTTACAGGAAAAAGTCTTGCTGGTACAGGGCAGCGCCTTCAACTGGCCGTGGCCGGATCATGTGCGTATTGTGACCCTGCCGCGTGTCGATGAACTGGAAATGGCGATCGGTAAATTTGACCGTTTCCTCAGCGGTTACCGCCAGCTTTAA